The genomic window AATTATAGGTTCCTTCTTCTTTTATAGGAGTTTCTCCATCATAATCCTTACCATTTAAAGTATATTTTATTGTTGCTACTTCTTCACTACTATTTATTTCTGGTTTTAATTCTTTGTTATATAATTTATCATTCTCTAAATTAGTAAATATTATATTTAATGGTGTTTTATCTATTTCAAAATTAACTTCCTTCTCTAACTTATTTCCTGCTTTATCTAAAATATTTATTTTTAGTGTATGCTTTCCTTCACTTGAAATAGGTGATTTCCCATTATATTCTTCTCCATCTAATAAGTAAGTTACTTTAACATCCTTATCAGAGGTTACTTTCGGAAGTATATCTTTATTATATAATCCATCATCTGTTATTCCATCCACAACTATTTTAGGTAGATCTTTATCTACCTTAACCTTAAATTTTTTAATAGTTTCATGTCCTAATAAATCAACTGCCTTTAATGATATAAATTCTCCATCTTTTACTGGTATTTCATAATTAAACTCTCTTCTTGTATTATCATTTCCTATCTCTTCGCCATTTATAACATCTATTTCCATAACATCATTTTTATAAAACTTATATCCTATTGTATTATCTTCTACAGTACCTTTTACTAAAATACTATCCTGATTAGTTATAACAATACCATCTGATTCTATTTCTGGTGATGACAAATTAATATTAGGGGATGTTACATCACAAAATATCTTTGTAGCATAATTATATAACTCATTTCCGTTATCATCTTTAGCATAAATATTTATCTTATTATATCCTTCATTTAAATTAATTTTATGTGCAAAAGTTCCATCTTCATTTATCTGTACTTTTTCTCCATTTAATTTAAATTCCTTTACTGTACCTAAAACTGTTCCTTTTACTACATATTCTTTTACATTACTAATTTCTAATGAACTTTTTTCAAAGTTATCTTCAAAATTTATTCTAGCCTTAGAAGATTCTACTTTTACATTTTTTGATGCTTCCCCTACATTAAAAGCTGTATCATTCATAGCCACTTTAATATTGTTTACAAAGTTAGCTTTTAACTTCACATTACAACTATATATTCCATCATTTTCTTCAACATCAGCTTGTACATCTTTACCGTTAATATTTATATTTACTATTCCTGGAATAATAGCTACATTATCAGAAACTTCCCACTGTAGCTTATAATCTACTTCCTTTAAATCGTCATTTGTTAATATCTTCTCTTCTGAAAGTAAATTAATTGTTGGAGCTGTAACATCTACCTTTACTGGTACAATCAAACTCTGATATTGTGCATTATCATAATCAACTTTTGACTTTATATTTAAATAATATTGTCCCTCTTTAACAGCCTCTTTTTTGCCTGTAGCTGGATTATATAGCTTTCCATCCCAACTTAAATTATTAAATAAATTTGGTGTTTTTCCACTTCCACTTGGTTCACTATACTCTTCCTTTCTTGTATAATTTTCACGTCCGATTACTCCAAGTGATTTCTTGTTTTCATCTAATAAATCAACCTCTGTTACTCTTGAATTTCTTAGATAGTATAAATATGGTGCTATAATATCTCCATTTCCATCATCATTAGGTGATATTGCTATATTTTCAGGATTAATTTGTAGTTTTCCATTTGAATCCCTCTCACTTAATCCAAGCTTATATCCAATCTTACCATTTAAGTTTGTTAATACTCCAGATGGTACTATAAATTTTTGATTATCTTTATCCCAATCCATAGCCTCTATTATTTGTTCCTTTCCCCATTCACCATAGTATCCTATGAAAGGTACAGATAAAGAAGGTTTATCCTTGCTTGTAAATTTTATAAATCCTTCTATAAATCTATCTTCAGAAACAGACTTAGGTATTGTCAAATTAACCTTAACACTTGTCTCCCCATTTGCAGGTACCACAATATTATTTTTATCAAAAGTAACCTTGGCACCTTCTATCTTTATATCATGAGACATTGTTCTTAAATCCTCACTTGTTTCTGTTAAAACTCCACCAAAATTTTCAACCTTGTATTCTATTGGCTCATTATCGTAATTTCTTAATTTTAAAGTAAATTCTTTTTCATTTCCTATTTGCTTTAATGCAACGGTAGGATTATTATGTTCATCCGTTACAACCACTTTATTTTTTAGAGCTTCCTCTATTTGCATTACTCCAGCACCTTGTCTTCTTGGTGAATAAGGTATTTCATCATTGTACTTGTCCATTATTATTTGCGAAGTACTTATTGATGTATTTTTAGCTAATTCTACTAAATCTCTTCCCTTAAGATTTGGATTTTCTTTTTTAAGTCCTTCAACTATTAAAGCTTCACCACCAGCAACATGAGGTGATGCCATTGATGTTCCTGTTTTTATTCCATATCTGCTATCATTTAATGTTGAATATATATTTCCTCCTGGAGCTGATATTTGTGGTTTAAAATCTAAACTAGGAGTTGGTCCCCATGATGAAGATTCAACAAAATCACCAGCCTCACTACTTTCAACTAGAATTTTATTATTTGTAAAATTTGCTTTTATATCTTTATTAATTAATTTCATTAATCTTTTACCATCTGAATTTCTTATAAATACTGATGGTATTTTCACCATAGGACTAGTAGACATACTTACAAAACCTTCTTGTCCATCTTCATTGTATATTATAACCCCTGATGCCCCTGCTGATTGTGCATTTATGGTCTTATCTACAAAAGAAATACTCCCTCTTTTTATTAAAGCTATCTTTCCTTTTAAATCTTTTCCGCTAAAATCATTTTCATTCCCTAGTCCACAATCAACTATTTCATATTCTTCTGATGTATTAACGTTATTTTTCTCATCTGATATCATAAAAGGAATATTATAAGTTTCATCTTTACTTGTAATTTTTATTGATGTTAATGGCATTTTATTATTTTGATAATTCGCTACTGTAAGTGCATCCTTAGCTGTACCTGGCGCTCCAACTAATCCAGTATCTTTAATATCTGGAACTTTATATGGTGCTGTTGAATATTGAGAATTCCCAGCTGCAACAACAACTACAATCCCTGCATCTACAGCCTTCTTAACAGCTATCTGCTCTGGATCATTTTCTTGTTGAAATCCTGCTGAAGAGCCTAAGCTCATATTAATAATATCTGCACCTTGATTGACAGACTCTTCAATAGCTGCCACTATATCGTCTTCTGAAGCCCCATTTCTATTTGGATTATTTGAAAAAACTTTCATAGCTAATAACTGAGCTTCTGGTGCTACCCCTTTTATTGCTTCATTCTTATCAACTTCCTCATCATTTCCATTAGCTGCTACAATTCCAGCAACATGCATTCCATGCATACTAACTTTAGGATGGGTATCTATTATATTGTCATTATCATCAGCAAAATTATATCCATAGGGTATCTTTTCTGTATAATATTTGCCTGGTCCTTCTTTAACATTTTCCTCTTTTAGTTTAATATTTGAATGATCTGATATTTTCATATCTTTGTGATTAGGATCTATTCCAGAGTCTATTATTGAAACAACCATTCCCTCTCCTTTTAATCCTAAATCACTCCAAACATTTTTTGCTTGTGTTAATTCCTTTGCTGATGTCATAGCTGGGTAATATTTCTTAACAACCTTTACTCTTTTTACACCATCAAGTTTCTTTAATTCTTCTATGTCTTTCATCTTTGTGTCAATACTAAAACCATTTATTAATGTACCAAAACTCTCATTAACTTGTTCACCCGTAATTTCCTCTGCTTCTTTTTTAACATCCTTCTGATTTTCTTTAACTTCTTGAACATTCTCTTTTGATGGTCTTTTTTCCCCCTGTTCTTTAGCTTTCTCTATTGCTGCTGGTTCTTCAAGTTCTACTATAACTCTAACCACCTCATAAGGATTCTCATACTTAAAATAAAGATCATCCCTTGCAACCTTATCTAAATTTTTAATGGTTACTTTGTTTAAGCTTTTTTCAAGCTCATCCGCTAGTACAGTATTATAAGAATTATTGGGCATCATAACTGTTAAAATAACTAAAGCACTCAAAGTGGATGATAAGTATCTTCTACTTTGTTTTCCTATTTTTTTCATTAAAAATTCCCCCTTTATTACCATCTTCTTATTTTCACCACTTAAATTAAAATATAATTCCTTTAATTTAAGTTTTTATTATATAAATTTATTAACTTAAGATATATTTAGTTGCCCCCCTAAACTCTTAAACTAATAAAATTAACCCAGTTTTATCATGTTAAAAAATTTAATATTTTCTATTTTTTGTATATTTTAAATATTATTAATAAATTATACATTATTTTGATTTAAATTTCAAAATTTTTTTCATATAAATTTCATATTTTTTTCACATAAACTTAGTTTTTCCATATTAAGGTTTTATAAATATTTTTAATATCAATATTTAAAATTATGAATAAAAAAAATAGACATTAAAATTATAAATTTAATGTCTATTTTTATCAGACTGCTGACAAAGTGTCAGCAGTCTTTAATTTTATACAAATATGTAATATAATTTAAAATATATTAATTTATTACATAGGGGTTTTGGTGATGATAAACGAAAGAAGACAAGCGCAAAATGAAATGGAAGTGGTTATGCTAGAACAATTAGTTCCGAAAGACCATTTATTAAGAAAAATTGATAAATACATAGATTTTTCATTTATTAGAGAGTTAACTAATGATTTGTATTGCCATACAAATGGTCGACCAGCTGTTGATCCAGTAGTACTATTTAAAATGTTATTTATAGGATATCTTTATGGCATCCGCTCCGAAAGGCAACTAGTTAAAGACATAGAAGTAAACTTAGCATATAGATGGTTTTTAGGTTATTCAATTACTGAAAAAATTCCAGATTCATCTACAATAAGTCAAAATAGAATTAGAAGATTTAAAGGTACTGATATTCCACAAAAAATATTTGATAATATAGTTCTTCAAGCTATGGAAAAAGGATTAGTTGGTGGTAAGATTCTTTACTCTGATTCAACACATATAAAAGCTAATGCTAATAAGCGTAAGTTTGAAAAAATTGAAGTACAAGTAACACCTAAAGAGTATATAGAACAACTAGATATTGATGTGAATTTAGATAGAGAAAATCATAATAAAAAACCTTTAAAACCAAGAAAAGAAAAAGAAGAAACAAAGCAAATTAAGAAAAGTACTACAGATCCTGATAGTGGATATATGATGAGAGATAATAAACCAGAAGGATTCTTTTATTTAGATCATAGAACTGTAGATAGTAAAAATAATATTATTATGGATGTACATGTTACCCCTGGTAATGTCAGCGATAGCGAGCCAATACTAAATAGAATAGATAGAATTAAAGAAGTATTTAGTATAAAGCCAAAATATCTTGGTTTAGATGCAGGATATTCAAGTAATCCTATTTTCAAGGGGATTGTAGATAGAGATATAACACCAGTAGTTGCATATAGACGTTCTCCTCATAAAAAAGGAATGTATACTAAGAATAAATATATTTATGACTATGATAAAGATATCTATATTTGCCCCAATAATGTTGCGTTAATATATAAAACTACGACTCGCGAAGGCTATAGAGAATATAGATGTTTTGAAGAAATTTGTATGTATTGCCCTCATAAAGATAAGTGTCTTGGAGAAAAAGCTAAATATAAAACAATTAGACGACATGTTTGGGAAAATCATAAAGATGATAATAAGAACTTTCTTAAAACTGAAAAAGGAAAGGGAATTTACAATAGAAGAAAAGAAACAGTTGAGCGAAGCTTCGCAGATTCAAAAAATTTGCATGGGCTTCGCTATGCTCGCTTCCGCGGACGCGAAAAAGTATCCGAGCAATGCCTACTAACTGCAGCAGTGCAGAATATGAAAAAGATAGCAACAAGACTATCTTTGCTACTTTTAGATTTTATTCGTATTATTTTGGATGATATTTTAAATATAAGTTTTATTCATAATTAATAATAGAAAAACCCTCTGTTTTTTAACAGAGGTTTTTCAACAAACTGAAAAAATAGACATTAAAATTATAAATTTAATGTCTATTTTTATATATTTTTTATTTTATTGTATCTATAATACTTATGTTTTTAACATAATATTTCTATTGCTAAACTACGATTTTAGTCTTATATCAATATCTTGGACATAAAAAATCAAACTTTTTATGTTGTATTTTCAGCTAATAATTCACATTTATTTGGAGTCATATAATTAATAGATGAGCGTAGACTTTTTGTTATACTACAATAATTAATCTATATTTAATTAACATTAAGTAAATATATCATTTATCTAGTTAGTACGCACACACATTCCACATGACTTGTATGTGGGAACATATCTACTGGCTGAACAAATTCTGTTTTAAAACCTTGTTCTTCTAGTATTTTTAAATCCCTTGCTAATGTACTTGGATCACATGATACGTATACCATTCTTTGTGGTTTTGCTTTCCCTATAGCTTCTAGTAATTTTATATCGCAACCTTTTCTTGGGGGATCTACTACTATTACTTCTGGTTTTATTCCTTTTGATATAAGTTCTGGAATTACTTCTTCTGACTTACCTACAAAGAATTCAGCATTTCCTACTGAGTTAAGCTTAGCATTTTCTCTAGCATTTACTATTGCTGGTTCTACAATTTCAACTCCATATACTTTTTTAGCCTTTTGAGATAAAAATAATGTTATTGTACCTGTACCACAATATGCATCAAATACTATTTCATCACCTGTTAAACCTGCATATTCTAAAGCTTTTCCATATAGTACTTCTGTTTGAACAGGGTTAACTTGAAAGAATGATAATGGTGATATATTAAACTTAAAATCTCCTATATAATCTGTAATTACATCATTTCCCCATAATGTTACACACTTTTCCCCTAGTATAACATTAGTTTCTTTTGGATTAACGTTTTGAACTATACTCTTTATTCCATTTATATTTTCACTTATTAATTTTACAAATTCATTAATATATGGAACCTTATCTTTTAAAGTGACTAAAACAACCATTACTTCATTGGTTTTAAAACCTCTTCGAATCATTATATGTCTAAGTAATCCTTTTGGATTAAATTTACCATCTATAGTAGCAGGAGATATTTCATAATCTTCTATCCATTTTCTAGTTAAATCTACAACTTTATCTGCTATTTCATCTTGAATTAGACAAGTTTCTAAATCTATTATATTATGGCTTCTTGGAGCATAAAATCCTATAGAAAGTTTTCCATTAACTAAGCCAATTGGCAGTTGAACTTTATTTCTATATCTTATAGGATTTTCCATTCCTAATGGATATTTAACTAATTCCTTAGATAATCCCCCTATTTTATGTACACAATCTTTAACTCTATCCCATTTAAAGTCTAATTGTCTTGTATAATCCATATGTTGAACAGAGCAACCACCACACCTTTTATAATAATTGCATTTTGGTTTAACTCTGTCATTAGAAGTTTCTAAAACCTCTAATAATTTACCATATGCAAAGTTCTTTTTAACTTTAACAATTAAAGCCCTAACTTTTTCTCCAGTTATTGCTCCTTCTATGAAAATTGGGTATCCATCTACTTTTGCAATTCCTTCTCCTTCATATCCTTGTGAAATTATATCTAAAGTATATTCTTTATTTTTCTCTAGCAAAATAATCACCTAACTCTTCCTTATTATTTACCGTAATTCGTAATTACGATTATAACATAACACTAAATAAATTCGAAAGAAATTTTAGTATAATTCAACACCTATGGTAATATATTAATATTACTATTTTAAATCCTGTTAATATTTATAAACTCTAAATGACTTAATATCCTTCTATAAATGTCTCACAATTAGTTTCATCTAAAGTTCTAGCTCTAGAGCCAGATACCAAGACATTCTCAGCCTTACATAATCCATTAGTATTATGATAACAATTTGAAGCATCACAATATATCTCTTTTCTTAATCCTTGAGTATTATCGGAAAAAATTTGTTTTACCCCATTAAATATACCTATATTATTTAAAGTATTAAAAGTATTTTTAATACTTCCTTCTTTAAAAGTATTACAACAAGTTTCATTACTACTATGAGCATATTTTCCTGATACATTTATATAATCAGCATTACAGATTCCTGAATGGTTATATTTACACTTTGATGATTTACAATTCAAATTTGACATAGCAATTCACCATCCTTTATCCTTTTCTAAGTATTATTTTCTTAATTGCCACAATTTATACAAATATATCAAAGTTTTCTTATTATATAAGATAAATTTGATTTTAGGTAAAAAAAAAGCACCCTAAGGTGCACATACAGAATTGATTGCCATTTAATTCCATATTAATAGTATATCTATTTCTTTCGATACTATACATTATATCCTAAAAATAAGAAATATAAATGTTAATTTTTTGTTAACTTTTCTTATTTTTACGATTTTTATACTATTTTTATACTATTTTTATATCCTTTTTATACTTTTTTCATTTTAATTGATAATATTTATCAATTAAAATTTAACCCTTAATTTAGAAAATTTAATAATTAGTAATAACTAACACTTTATCGTTTAAATATTATAAACCTTAAGCTTTGTAAATAAATCCTAACTCGTAAATTTTGTATTTTACAAGGTATTAAATTTATCTACAAAGTTAAAAAATATAATTTCTTAATTTTATTTTTTATACTTTTTTTACGTAAAAAAAGAAGCCCTAGGGCTTCTTTATTAATAACATATTATTCTACTATGCTTATCTTTAATAGGTTAGTAGATCCTACAGTGTGAACTGGAACTCCAGCAGCTACTACTACAGTATCTCCAGCAGCAACATATCCGTTTTCCTTAGCTATTTCAACTGATCTTTCCATCATGTGATCTGTTGATTGCATTTTTTCTCCAACTATTGGGTTAACTCCGAAACAGATAGCTAATTTCTTAGCAACTTTTTCATCTGGAGTTACAGCAACTATTGGACAATCTGGTCTACATTGAGATAATCTCTTTGCAGTTGCTCCACTTTGAGTTGATGAAATTATAGCTGAAGCTTTTAATTCGCTAGCAGCGTTTGCAGCAGCTCTTGAAATAACTCCACCGATAGCTGGTATATGAGACTTAGCATTTGAAACTGCAACTTTGTAGCTTAATTGCTTTTCTGCTTCTGCAGCAATCTTAGCCATAGTTTCTACAGCTTCTACTGGCCAATCTCCGTTTGCTGATTCTCCTGATAACATTATTGCATCTGTACCATCATAGATAGCGTTAGCTACGTCTGAAACTTCTGCTCTTGTTGGTCTTGGATTTCTAATCATTGAATCTAACATTTGAGTTGCAGTTACAACTGGCTTTCCTGCTATGTTACATTTTTCAATTATCATCTTTTGAACAGCTGGTAATTTTTCCATTGGAATTTCAACACCTAGATCTCCTCTAGCTACCATTATTCCATCTGAAGCTTCAATTATTGAATCTATATTATCAACACCTTCTTGGTTTTCTATCTTTGATAATATTTGAATGTGTTCTCCACCGTTTTCTGCTAATATCTTTCTTATAGTTTCAACGTCTGAAGCTTTTCTTATGAATGATGCAGCAACTAAGTTAACACCAATTTCACAACCAAATTTAAGATCTGCTATATCTTTTTCAGTTAAAGCTGGTAATTTTATTGAAACTCCTGGTACATTAACTCCCTTATGAGTTCCTACAAATCCAGTGTTTTTAACAACACAGTGGATTTTATTTCCTTCTATTGACTTAACTTCTAATCCTACTAAACCATCATCTATTAAGATTACATTTCCTGGTTTAACATCGTTAGCTAATCCTTCATATGTTACTGAACATTTAGTTGCATCTCCTATAACATCTCCACCAGCATAAACTGTAAATTCTGCACCTGCTTGTAATTCTATTTTTTTAGGTTCGAATTTTCCAGTTCTTATTTCTGGTCCTTTAGTATCTAGCATTACAGCTATTTCTCTGTTATATTTCTTAGCTAATTCTTTTACTAAAAGAATTCTTGCCTTATGTTCTTCATGATCTCCATGTGAAAAGTTATGTCTTGAAGCGTTCATTCCTGCTTCAATTATCTTTGATAATATTTCTGGTTTTTCACTAGCTGGACCTATTGTACAGATCATTTTAGTTTTTCTCATGTAATACACTCCTTTGGTTGTTTAAATATAATTTATAAAAATTTTATTACTTGCTGTATAAAATTGCTACTAATTAGTAAATAGCAGCACCATTATAACTTTTATTGATTGATTTCTTCAGCTGTTTTAAATAGCTTTTCATCAAATGTTCTGTCTAAAGCTAAAGCTTCATCTATATCTTGATCTATTATTTCGTTATTTCTAATACCTATAACTCTTGAAGTTCCACCATTTAAAAGTACTTCTATAGCTTTTGCACCCATTCTTGATGCTAAAACTCTATCTGCAGCGCTTGGGCTTCCACCTCTTTGAATATGACCTAATACTGTAGCTCTTGTTTCAATTCCTGTAACACCTTCTACGTATTCAGCTAATTCTTGTGCTCCGCCTACACCTTCAGCTAATAATACTAAGCTATGTATTTTTCCTTTTTGTTTTCCTTCTAGAATTACCTTACATAATTCTTCTTTTGTATATCCTTTTTCAGGAGTAATTATGTATTCAGCTCCACCTGCAAGACCAGCATATAAAGCTAAATCTCCACAATCTCTTCCCATAACTTCAACTATTGAAACTCTTTCGTGAGAAGTTGAAGTATCTCTAATTTTATCTATAGCATCAATAACTGTATTTAATGCAGTATCAAATCCTATTGTATAATCTGTATAAGTTAAATCATTATCTATAGTTCCTGGTAATCCTATAGTCTTAATGCCTAGCTTTGATAAAAGCTTAGCTCCCATGAAAGATCCATCTCCACCTATTACAACTAAAGCATCTACGCCATAAGCTTGTAATATCTTAGTAGCTTTAACTCTTACTTCCTCTTGTTTAAATTCTAAACATCTTGCAGTTCTTAATATAGTACCACCTCTGTGGATAATATCTGAAACTGATGATCTATCCATATTGAATAATTCACCATTAATTAATCCACTGTAACCTCTTTGAACACCCATTACCTCTAAACCATTGTGTAATGCTGATCTTACAACTGCTCTTATTGCAGCGTTCATGCCAGGGGCATCCCCACCGCTAGTTAAAATAGCTATCTTTTTCATGTAAACTCCTCCTTAACACCACCGGGACAAAGGTTGTCCCACTTTCTATGAAATAATCCATTTTTTATTCTAATGTTCTTGTAACTCTAGTATGCTGTTAAAGTTTTTATTTTTTTCTCTTACCACCATATATTATTTTACTTGCTATAGGAATTTAATGCAACTAAAATAAATTAATTATTGACGAATTTTTCTCTATCTCTAATTCTTTTCTATAGATATTATAACCTACTTATTATTAATTTATATCTTAAATATAAATTTTTCAGAAATTAATTGTTGTAAAATTTTTCATTTACTTATTTGTTAATTATTTTGTTGAAAAATCCCCTTTATTGTATATTTTTTATAGTACTATAAGTTAAATAATGGTTTTTTATCTAATTAGAATATAAAAATAAGATGGATATATTATTTTTATATTACCCATCTTACTTTAAATCTATTATTATATTTATTCTATTATTTTTACGTTTTCTTCACCAATTAATTTCCTTAAATAATCAGTTGCATCGGATTCCATATTAATCCATAAATTTCTAGACATTCTATACTTTTTTCTATCATTAGACGTAAAAATAAATACAGCAGTATCACCTTTATATTCTTTGGGCATCATTTCTTTTAATGTTTTTATTAATTCTTTCCCTGTATTAATATTCTCAGTCCTTATATAAATTTTTTCTGAATTTACTTTTTCTAAAGGATTTATTGATTCACATATAAGCTTTGGAAGTTCATCTTCTTTTATGCTTACTCTTCCCTTAATTGCCACTAAACTATCTGGTTTTATTAATTCTCTTACTTTATCTAAAGTCTTAGGAAATACTATTACTTCAATCATTCCAGATAAATCTTCTAATTTTAAAAATGCCATCATAGTATTATTTCTAGTAATTTTTTGATTTACTTCTGAGATAATACCACCAAGAATTACTCTTTCTTCATCATGAATAATATCTTCTATAATTTCTTCATTATTATAGGTTTCTTGCATTATTTCATAAGATTTAAATATTTTTTCTATACTTGTACTTGTTTGCATTTTTAAACTTTGAAAATATTCATCTAATGGATGACCTGATAAATAAAGACCTGTCATTTCTTTTTCCATTGCTAGCATATGCTTTTTTGCAAATTCTTTTATATTTGGATAATTTATTTCTGGTGATTTTAATGTTTCTTCTGATAATCCAAATAAACTCATTTGTCCATCAATATTTCTCTTTTTTTCATTTGAAACACTATCCATTATTTTTTCATAAACTGCTAACAGCTTTGATCTAAATATTTTAAATTCATCAAATGCTCCAGCTTTAATTAAGCTTTCTACAGCCCTTTTATTTATTGCTGATAAATCTATTTTATTTATAAAATCAACTAGTGACTCAAAATTTCCTTTTTTATCTCTTGAATAGACAACATTTTCAACAACATTTAAACCTACATTTCTTATAGCTGCTAATCCGAATCTTATCTTATCCCCTTTAACGGTAAATTTAGAATAACTTTCATTTATATTAGGAGGAAGTACCTGAATTCCTAAACTCTCTGCAAAATTTATATAATGAGCTACTTTTTCGCTTGTTCCCATTACTGAATTAAGCATTGCAGCTATTGTTTCTACAGGATAATACTTCATCAAATAAGCTGTTTGGTATCCTATTACTGCATAAGCCGCCGCATGACTCTTATTAAATGCATAACTAGCAAAATCCATCATAGAATCAAAAATTTTATTTGCAGATTCTTCTGATATACCGTTTCTTAAACATCCAGGAACTTCTAAATTCCCATTTTCATCAGTAATTCCATAAATAAAGTTCTTTCTTTCTTCTTCCATAACTTTATGCTTTTTCTTTGACATTGCTCTTCTTACAAGGTCACTTCTTCCCATAGAATAACCTGCAAGTTTTCTAACAATCTCCATTACCTGTTCTTGATAAACCATTACTCCATAAGTAACATTTAATATCTCTTCTAACTGTGGAACTTCATATTGAACCTTTTCTGGATTTTTTTTGCACTCTACATATTTTGGTATTTCTGCCATAGGACCTGGTCTATATAATGATATACCGGCTATTATATCTTCTAAAGAATCTGGCTTTAGTTCCTTCATAAATGAAGTCATTCCTGCTGATTCTAATTGGAATACTCCTGCCGTTTTGCCTTCACCTAACATTTTATAAACTTCTTTATCTTCAAAATCTATTTTATCTAGGTCTATATCTATTCCTCTATTATACTTTATCATTTTAACAGCATCACTCATTACTGTTAAAGTCCTTAACCCTAAAAAGTCCATTTTTAGTAATCCAAGTTCTTCTAATGTTGTCATATCAAATTGAGCT from Clostridium septicum includes these protein-coding regions:
- a CDS encoding S8 family serine peptidase, which produces MKKIGKQSRRYLSSTLSALVILTVMMPNNSYNTVLADELEKSLNKVTIKNLDKVARDDLYFKYENPYEVVRVIVELEEPAAIEKAKEQGEKRPSKENVQEVKENQKDVKKEAEEITGEQVNESFGTLINGFSIDTKMKDIEELKKLDGVKRVKVVKKYYPAMTSAKELTQAKNVWSDLGLKGEGMVVSIIDSGIDPNHKDMKISDHSNIKLKEENVKEGPGKYYTEKIPYGYNFADDNDNIIDTHPKVSMHGMHVAGIVAANGNDEEVDKNEAIKGVAPEAQLLAMKVFSNNPNRNGASEDDIVAAIEESVNQGADIINMSLGSSAGFQQENDPEQIAVKKAVDAGIVVVVAAGNSQYSTAPYKVPDIKDTGLVGAPGTAKDALTVANYQNNKMPLTSIKITSKDETYNIPFMISDEKNNVNTSEEYEIVDCGLGNENDFSGKDLKGKIALIKRGSISFVDKTINAQSAGASGVIIYNEDGQEGFVSMSTSPMVKIPSVFIRNSDGKRLMKLINKDIKANFTNNKILVESSEAGDFVESSSWGPTPSLDFKPQISAPGGNIYSTLNDSRYGIKTGTSMASPHVAGGEALIVEGLKKENPNLKGRDLVELAKNTSISTSQIIMDKYNDEIPYSPRRQGAGVMQIEEALKNKVVVTDEHNNPTVALKQIGNEKEFTLKLRNYDNEPIEYKVENFGGVLTETSEDLRTMSHDIKIEGAKVTFDKNNIVVPANGETSVKVNLTIPKSVSEDRFIEGFIKFTSKDKPSLSVPFIGYYGEWGKEQIIEAMDWDKDNQKFIVPSGVLTNLNGKIGYKLGLSERDSNGKLQINPENIAISPNDDGNGDIIAPYLYYLRNSRVTEVDLLDENKKSLGVIGRENYTRKEEYSEPSGSGKTPNLFNNLSWDGKLYNPATGKKEAVKEGQYYLNIKSKVDYDNAQYQSLIVPVKVDVTAPTINLLSEEKILTNDDLKEVDYKLQWEVSDNVAIIPGIVNININGKDVQADVEENDGIYSCNVKLKANFVNNIKVAMNDTAFNVGEASKNVKVESSKARINFEDNFEKSSLEISNVKEYVVKGTVLGTVKEFKLNGEKVQINEDGTFAHKINLNEGYNKINIYAKDDNGNELYNYATKIFCDVTSPNINLSSPEIESDGIVITNQDSILVKGTVEDNTIGYKFYKNDVMEIDVINGEEIGNDNTRREFNYEIPVKDGEFISLKAVDLLGHETIKKFKVKVDKDLPKIVVDGITDDGLYNKDILPKVTSDKDVKVTYLLDGEEYNGKSPISSEGKHTLKINILDKAGNKLEKEVNFEIDKTPLNIIFTNLENDKLYNKELKPEINSSEEVATIKYTLNGKDYDGETPIKEEGTYNLKVLATDKAGNISESEINFGIDITPVEFLVSGVEDGKVYNQSVNPVIDVDDKVAIVNYILNGEKYDGISAIDKDGEYNLILTAVDKAGNHSEKNINFTITRLSKNELDSENKNNNKYNEPTEMVVNKIKTLSDTPEEIKANNKKEKLKGEKIKAQKNKLFLPNTGRVIGSSVLGLLGIIITSAGVKLSKRKNKDN
- the rlmD gene encoding 23S rRNA (uracil(1939)-C(5))-methyltransferase RlmD, whose translation is MLEKNKEYTLDIISQGYEGEGIAKVDGYPIFIEGAITGEKVRALIVKVKKNFAYGKLLEVLETSNDRVKPKCNYYKRCGGCSVQHMDYTRQLDFKWDRVKDCVHKIGGLSKELVKYPLGMENPIRYRNKVQLPIGLVNGKLSIGFYAPRSHNIIDLETCLIQDEIADKVVDLTRKWIEDYEISPATIDGKFNPKGLLRHIMIRRGFKTNEVMVVLVTLKDKVPYINEFVKLISENINGIKSIVQNVNPKETNVILGEKCVTLWGNDVITDYIGDFKFNISPLSFFQVNPVQTEVLYGKALEYAGLTGDEIVFDAYCGTGTITLFLSQKAKKVYGVEIVEPAIVNARENAKLNSVGNAEFFVGKSEEVIPELISKGIKPEVIVVDPPRKGCDIKLLEAIGKAKPQRMVYVSCDPSTLARDLKILEEQGFKTEFVQPVDMFPHTSHVECVCVLTR
- a CDS encoding DUF1540 domain-containing protein gives rise to the protein MSNLNCKSSKCKYNHSGICNADYINVSGKYAHSSNETCCNTFKEGSIKNTFNTLNNIGIFNGVKQIFSDNTQGLRKEIYCDASNCYHNTNGLCKAENVLVSGSRARTLDETNCETFIEGY